The following are encoded together in the Periplaneta americana isolate PAMFEO1 chromosome 5, P.americana_PAMFEO1_priV1, whole genome shotgun sequence genome:
- the CIA30 gene encoding complex I intermediate-associated protein 30, mitochondrial, with protein MLLKLNLGRPIHALVSWHLKTSCNITRPIHTASVVLFWERDPKGGYLRDKPKYPTTQLIRDGLKELKDEIRLWKDEVTEHFECDPILAFRPGETDIIWQFNDPASLERWVTTSDSDHNEGYSTCDLSLSKGGKGLFTGTLSTQTPKDGRVKKAGYCNMRSMRPRKSFKRDAYFDWRMYSHIVLRVRGDGRSYMLNITTMGYFDIMWNDIYTYALFTRGGPYWQLSKIPFSKFFLTSKGRIQDKQNAIPLDKVTNIGITAVDKINGPFHLEIDYIGLEFDPTHKEEFAYEMYTMPKYLVGV; from the exons ATGCTCCTGAAGTTGAATTTAGGAAGACCAATTCATGCTTTAGTCTCTTGGCATTTGAAAACATCCTGTAACATCACACGCCCTATTCATACAGCTTCTGTTGTATTATTCTGGGAGCGTGACCCCAAAGGTGGATATCTGCGAGATAAGCCAAAGTATCCTACAACGCAATTGATCCGTGATGGATTAAAAGAACTTAAAGATGAAATACGATTATGGAAAGATGAAGTAACAGAACATTTTGAATGTGACCCAATACTAGCTTTCAGACCAG GTGAGACGGATATTATATGGCAGTTCAATGATCCTGCATCTCTTGAACGTTGGGTAACAACCAGTGATAGTGATCACAATGAAGGCTACAGTACCTGCGATTTATCACTCAGTAAAGGTGGGAAAGGTCTATTTACTGGTACACTTTCAACACAGACACCTAAGGACGGACGTGTCAAGAAAGCAGGATACTGTAATATGAGATCTATGAGACCTCGG AAATCCTTCAAGCGTGATGCATATTTCGATTGGCGCATGTATTCCCACATTGTCCTTCGAGTTCGAGGTGATGGACGTTCCTACATGCTCAACATCACTACAATGGGTTACTTTGACATCATGTGGAATGACATCTACACATATGCCCTCTTCACCAGAGGTGGCCCTTATTGGCAGTTATCCAAA ATACCATTTTCAAAGTTTTTCTTGACAAGTAAAGGCCGTATCCAAGACAAGCAAAATGCCATTCCACTGGACAAAGTGACCAACATAGGCATAACAGCAGTAGACAAGATAAATGGACCGTTTCATTTGGAGATTGATTACATAGGTCTCGAGTTTGATCCCACACACAAAGAAGAGTTTGCATATGAGATGTACACCATGCCTAAATATTTGGTTGGGGTGTGA